One Argonema galeatum A003/A1 genomic region harbors:
- a CDS encoding pentapeptide repeat-containing protein, which yields MDANELKKRYAAGETNFSGVNLTGVHLLGADLIGISLPKADLHGATLIFAYLNRANLIKANLVGTKLCGANLNQANLNSANLHNADLHGATLQNADLRGTDLTLAYLLDANLISADLRGANLSGANLTGACLRGANLREEARVYTASMRGAILRKADLRGANLTGVDLAKVNLSGANLSETTLREADLSGADLSYANLSGAFLSDANLCEVNLRGANMTNVKLERAKLIEAEMTGVNLRGSLLADAKLNKAQMSRANLSGSRLVRADLSRANLTEANLSDSDLIEAYLARTNFSNANLSNANFTRAELSSAYMAGANLSGATMPDGTISN from the coding sequence ATGGATGCTAATGAACTTAAAAAGCGATACGCCGCCGGAGAAACAAATTTTAGCGGTGTAAACTTAACTGGAGTACATCTACTTGGTGCAGATTTAATTGGTATATCTCTACCTAAAGCAGATCTGCATGGTGCAACCCTAATTTTTGCATATTTAAATCGGGCAAACCTGATTAAAGCAAATTTAGTTGGTACAAAGTTGTGCGGTGCTAACTTAAACCAGGCTAACCTGAATTCTGCCAATTTACACAATGCAGACTTGCACGGTGCGACTTTACAAAATGCAGATTTGCGCGGTACAGATCTGACCTTAGCATATCTGCTAGATGCTAATTTAATTAGTGCGGATTTGCGGGGTGCAAATCTGAGTGGTGCTAACCTAACTGGTGCTTGCTTGCGAGGTGCAAATCTGCGTGAAGAAGCGAGAGTTTACACTGCGAGTATGCGGGGTGCCATCCTGCGTAAAGCTGACTTGCGGGGTGCCAATCTCACTGGTGTAGATTTGGCTAAAGTTAACTTGAGTGGTGCTAATTTGAGCGAGACAACTTTACGGGAGGCAGATTTAAGCGGTGCTGATTTGTCCTATGCCAATCTTAGCGGTGCTTTCCTGAGTGATGCAAATCTGTGTGAAGTAAATTTGCGCGGTGCTAATATGACTAATGTCAAATTGGAACGGGCAAAATTAATTGAAGCGGAGATGACAGGTGTAAATTTGCGCGGTTCGTTGTTAGCTGATGCTAAGTTGAATAAGGCGCAAATGAGTCGGGCGAATCTTAGTGGCTCAAGGTTGGTTAGAGCTGATTTAAGTCGGGCAAATTTGACTGAAGCTAACTTGAGTGATTCGGATTTGATTGAGGCATACTTAGCTAGAACAAATTTTAGTAATGCAAATTTGAGTAATGCAAATTTTACTAGGGCTGAATTGAGTAGTGCATATATGGCTGGCGCAAATTTGAGCGGTGCAACGATGCCTGATGGAACTATTTCTAATTAG
- a CDS encoding pentapeptide repeat-containing protein produces the protein MADSELDLASLVARIEELEQQQGVIKQDLSKLKRELDNLTEQFNKRPELKPVESLRREISELQQGRSTIDAPHVTQSSEAVEPERVDEIDRINRALEDIDRKLREKQSKKPPLLESSSLVTPPVVSSTEVVNAESTSEEVVVSIVNTDDVELVQDENTVDSAEESQESAISAEEFLKRYKEGEKYFTDINLAGANLSGQSLISVNLNGANLQRANMSGTDLSQAELIEVNLSGANLTKAKLTNTKLLDANLSEATLREASLNYANLTGANLSGAILSGAQLNSANLTTANLGGANLTQAQLNNANLAAANLNGANLSSASIQGSNLTGADLRKAKLTQANLSRANLTGANLTGVSLIGVNFYQASLSGQNLSGLNLCGAILSSSNLSGADLTSADFRGANLEGANLEKANLKEAKLTGANLQNAKFTGVIMPDGKTYEEILQEIHLQRTTQKEL, from the coding sequence ATGGCTGACTCAGAACTGGACTTAGCGTCCCTGGTTGCGAGAATTGAAGAGTTGGAACAGCAGCAAGGCGTTATAAAGCAAGATTTGTCAAAGCTTAAACGTGAGTTAGATAATTTGACAGAACAATTTAATAAGCGACCTGAATTAAAGCCGGTGGAAAGTTTGCGGCGGGAGATTTCGGAGTTGCAACAGGGGAGATCCACCATTGACGCGCCCCATGTTACCCAAAGTAGCGAGGCGGTTGAGCCTGAGCGTGTTGACGAAATCGACAGGATAAATCGGGCGCTAGAAGATATCGATCGAAAACTGCGGGAAAAACAGTCAAAAAAGCCACCGCTCCTTGAATCTAGCTCATTGGTGACACCCCCTGTTGTTAGTTCTACCGAGGTTGTGAATGCTGAATCTACAAGTGAAGAGGTTGTTGTCAGTATTGTCAATACTGATGATGTCGAACTTGTTCAAGATGAGAATACTGTTGATTCTGCCGAAGAAAGTCAGGAATCGGCTATCAGCGCTGAGGAATTTTTGAAGCGGTATAAAGAGGGAGAAAAATATTTCACAGATATTAATCTAGCTGGAGCAAACCTGAGTGGACAATCCCTGATTAGTGTCAACCTAAATGGGGCAAACCTGCAACGGGCAAATATGAGCGGGACAGACCTGAGCCAAGCAGAGTTAATAGAAGTCAACTTAAGTGGTGCCAACTTAACCAAGGCAAAATTGACGAATACAAAACTCCTTGATGCCAATCTGAGTGAAGCAACCTTGAGGGAGGCAAGCCTGAATTATGCCAACTTAACTGGGGCTAACCTAAGTGGAGCAATCCTAAGTGGGGCACAATTAAACAGCGCTAACTTAACTACGGCAAATCTAGGTGGAGCAAACCTAACTCAGGCACAATTAAACAACGCTAACTTAGCTGCGGCCAACCTAAATGGAGCAAACTTAAGCAGTGCTAGCATACAGGGCTCTAACCTGACTGGCGCAGATTTGCGTAAAGCGAAGCTAACCCAAGCAAACCTATCACGAGCAAATCTAACCGGCGCTAACCTGACAGGGGTAAGTTTGATTGGTGTGAATTTTTACCAAGCAAGCCTGAGTGGACAAAACTTGAGCGGTCTTAATCTCTGCGGGGCTATCCTTTCGAGCAGCAACTTGAGTGGAGCAGACCTAACTTCAGCAGATTTTCGTGGGGCAAACTTGGAGGGAGCAAACTTAGAAAAAGCTAACTTAAAAGAAGCAAAACTGACTGGAGCAAACCTGCAAAATGCAAAGTTCACTGGTGTAATAATGCCTGATGGCAAAACTTACGAGGAAATCCTTCAGGAGATACACCTGCAGCGCACCACCCAAAAAGAGTTGTAA
- a CDS encoding PhoD-like phosphatase — translation MSWTPLCDRIDRLPLILAGPILRRTEPDAVTVWVALKEPGEVTLRIYSTDNGETIIDRLILIGSRATVQLGKYLHVVAVTAKANTSNSGLRLEPGQIYAYDMDFGNCNLLKALRSEGSFPNVTISYFEHQLPTFAMPPDDLNHLRIVHGSCRKPHGGGLDALTILDDLILQYANQPNSRPQQLFFTGDQIYGDDVADPLLWMLIDAGDTLLGWQEKLPIKRHPTLGYQYMNPSELKPGQRSELARDCGGFTAMLVNKPEKAKSHLFGLGEYLAMYLFVWSPILWPNRLPENQAVQKDSQSAKLWYKEALVLEGFRRDLSKIRRLLANIPSYMICDDHDVSDDCYLNREWCNRVFSKPLGKRTVQNALLAYAVFQAWGNTPEQFQNGQSGEKLLEDAKKWSISGGNDDFAWSNISKYLGIPQLDYETNLPKLQEDEDSLILNRDYPDETKALDWHYTVKSFKHEVIVLDTRTWRGYPKEKTTEPPMLLSHTAFEKQLQQPLKETTNSHIEITLVVVPTNLVSLSIIDTIQRWDLERGNVFGSDAGDSWNFHEVGFSMLLAELFKQRDRIVVLSGDIHYGCAVRLSYWSNYHFGESEADRNSPASAHVLAQLTSSAFKNAEMATHFIHTKAKSIALEKPQDWAGWNNPPQLIEMQVIYDTVKMLDVEVSPKKPTVRQINYARGNDKIAWEIFVKDTNSLPDWQYRTEWIKRQKAKEIVWKKPQEFSEDDRHSTWEKIVSLLWRNRWVQEGEEVVGYSNIALVSFQWPEDNDDAKAVIQDVYWHPGWKPNSTVFSRYFVPLRLDETPPPPRVFLP, via the coding sequence ATGTCATGGACGCCCTTATGCGATCGCATCGATCGCTTACCCCTGATTCTAGCTGGCCCAATCTTGCGGCGAACAGAACCGGATGCTGTGACCGTTTGGGTAGCTTTGAAAGAACCGGGGGAAGTCACGCTCAGGATTTACTCCACAGACAATGGTGAAACCATCATCGATCGGCTTATATTAATCGGTTCCCGCGCCACAGTCCAGCTGGGCAAATATCTTCATGTCGTCGCCGTGACAGCCAAGGCAAATACCTCAAACTCAGGATTGCGACTGGAACCAGGGCAAATCTATGCTTACGACATGGATTTTGGCAACTGCAATCTTCTAAAAGCCCTGCGTTCAGAAGGCTCTTTTCCTAACGTCACAATTAGCTATTTCGAGCATCAACTGCCTACTTTTGCGATGCCGCCAGATGACTTAAATCATCTGCGAATTGTACATGGTTCTTGTCGCAAACCACACGGCGGCGGACTGGATGCGCTCACAATATTAGATGACCTAATTTTACAATATGCGAATCAGCCAAACTCTAGACCGCAGCAACTATTTTTTACAGGAGATCAAATCTACGGTGACGATGTTGCAGACCCGCTACTGTGGATGCTGATAGATGCAGGCGACACGCTGCTGGGTTGGCAAGAAAAGCTGCCGATTAAGAGACATCCAACTCTGGGTTATCAATACATGAATCCCAGTGAGTTGAAGCCAGGTCAACGCAGCGAACTTGCTAGAGATTGCGGCGGTTTTACAGCAATGCTTGTCAATAAACCGGAGAAGGCTAAAAGTCACTTGTTTGGTTTAGGCGAATATTTGGCAATGTATTTGTTTGTGTGGTCGCCTATACTTTGGCCGAATCGCTTACCCGAAAACCAAGCTGTTCAAAAAGATTCTCAGTCGGCGAAGTTGTGGTATAAAGAAGCGTTGGTTCTTGAAGGATTCCGTCGAGATTTGTCTAAAATTAGGCGATTGCTTGCTAATATCCCAAGTTATATGATTTGCGACGATCATGATGTCAGCGATGACTGCTATCTAAATCGAGAATGGTGTAACCGCGTATTCAGCAAGCCGCTTGGCAAACGTACCGTGCAAAATGCGCTGCTGGCATATGCTGTGTTTCAAGCTTGGGGAAATACGCCGGAACAGTTCCAAAATGGGCAGTCAGGAGAAAAGTTATTAGAGGATGCTAAAAAATGGTCAATTTCTGGAGGAAATGATGATTTTGCCTGGTCTAATATTTCCAAATACTTGGGAATTCCTCAGTTAGATTATGAAACGAATTTACCTAAGCTACAAGAAGACGAAGATAGTCTTATTTTAAATCGAGATTATCCCGATGAAACCAAAGCTTTAGACTGGCACTATACTGTCAAAAGCTTTAAGCACGAAGTGATTGTGCTAGATACGCGAACTTGGCGGGGTTATCCAAAAGAAAAAACAACTGAACCGCCAATGTTACTAAGTCACACAGCTTTTGAAAAACAGCTTCAGCAACCGCTGAAAGAAACGACCAATTCTCATATCGAAATAACGCTGGTGGTTGTGCCGACAAATTTGGTGAGTTTATCGATTATTGATACAATTCAACGTTGGGATTTAGAGCGAGGTAATGTTTTCGGTAGCGATGCGGGTGACTCGTGGAATTTTCACGAGGTTGGGTTTTCTATGCTGCTGGCGGAACTGTTTAAACAGCGCGATCGCATAGTGGTACTTTCCGGCGATATCCACTACGGATGCGCTGTTCGCCTCAGCTATTGGTCTAATTATCATTTTGGCGAATCAGAAGCCGATCGCAATTCGCCTGCCTCAGCGCACGTACTGGCACAGCTAACTTCAAGCGCCTTCAAAAATGCCGAGATGGCAACGCATTTTATCCACACAAAAGCTAAATCCATTGCACTGGAAAAACCACAAGATTGGGCAGGATGGAACAATCCACCCCAACTAATTGAGATGCAAGTTATATATGATACGGTGAAGATGCTGGATGTGGAAGTTTCACCTAAAAAGCCAACTGTACGGCAAATTAACTACGCCCGTGGTAACGATAAGATAGCTTGGGAAATCTTTGTTAAAGATACTAACTCTCTACCTGATTGGCAGTATCGCACGGAATGGATAAAAAGACAGAAAGCAAAGGAAATTGTTTGGAAAAAACCACAAGAGTTTTCAGAAGACGATCGTCATAGTACTTGGGAAAAAATTGTTTCCTTACTGTGGCGCAATCGGTGGGTTCAAGAAGGTGAGGAAGTTGTAGGTTACAGCAATATCGCTTTAGTTAGTTTCCAATGGCCTGAAGATAATGATGATGCTAAAGCAGTGATTCAGGATGTCTATTGGCATCCCGGTTGGAAACCCAACAGCACCGTTTTCAGCAGGTATTTTGTGCCTCTGCGTCTGGATGAAACACCACCACCGCCCAGGGTGTTTTTGCCATAA